The segment AGCGGGCTCAGCGCGATCACCACCGCGCTGCTCGCGGTGCTGAACCCGGGCGACCATCTGCTGATGACGGATTCCGTCTACGACCCCACCCGTTCGTTCTGCGACGAAACGCTTGCGCGCCTCGGCATCGAGACGACCTTCTACGACCCGCTGCTCGGCGCGGACATCGCGTCGCTGATGCGGCCGAACACGCGTGCGGTCTTCACCGAATCGCCCGGCTCGCTGAGCTTCGAGGTGCAGGACACCCCGGCGATCAGCCGCGTCGCGCACCGGCACGGCGCGGTCGTGCTGCTCGACAATACGTGGGGCACGCCGCTGAATTTCCGTTCGTTCGCGCATGGCGTCGACGTGTCGATCCACGCGGCGACGAAATACATCGCCGGGCATTCCGACGTGCTGATGGGCGCGATCCTCGCGACCGAGGCGCTGGCGCCGAAGATCACGCGCTGCTACCGGCAGCTCGGCATGACCGTCAGCGGCGACGACGCGTATCTCGCGCTGCGCGGCCTGCGCACGCTGTCGGTGCGGCTCGAACGGCATCAACGCACCGCGCATGCGCTGACCGCGTGGCTCGCGCAGCAGCCCGAGGTCGCGACCCTCCTCTATCCGGCGCGGCCGGACGATCCGGGCCATGCGCTCTGGCAGCGCGATTTCACCGGCGCGTGCGGGCTGTTCGGCGTCGTGTTGCATCCGCAAGCCGCCGACGCGATGCGCGCGATGCTCGACGGGATGACCTGCTTCGGCATGGGCTACAGCTGGGGCGGCTTCGAGAGCCTGATCATCCCGGCCAGCCCGGCGCGCCACCGCACGGCGACGCGCTGGCCGTGGGACGGCCCGCTGCTGCGGATTCACGCGGGCCTCGAGCATCCCGACGACCTGATCGCTGATCTCGACGCGGGCTTCGCACGCCTGCGCGCGGCTGCGCTCGCGCAAGCCTGACTGATGCATCCGCGCTGCGGCGCGCGCGTCGCACGAGCCGCAGCGCACCGAAGTTTCTTCAACGTTCGACCCCAACCTTAGCGAGGCAAGCATGAAAGACACGCTGTTCATCCTGCGTCCCGGTTTCTTCAAGGATGCCGACGGCCCGTTCTACTGCGGCGATTCCGTTGCCGTCGAAGGGCTGCTGAGTTTCTTCCCGCAATTGCGCGACGCGCTCGACGTCGAATACGTCGACGCGCCGCGGCCGCGCCGGCCGATCGTCGCGCTGATCGGCGAGGACAACCAGTCGGCGCCCGTGCTCGTGCTCGGGCAGGCCCGGACGCCGAAGGATGAAGCGATCGAGGTGAAGGAAAGCAATGGCCGGCGCTTCATCGATGCGCCGGCGGATATCCGGCGCTACCTGTCGTCGCAGTATGGCGTCGCGCATGTCGCGTGAGCCGGCGCGCGTCGCGTCATGACGCGCTGACCGGTGTACGCGGTCACGGGCTTCGCGCGCCGCAAGGTTCGCGGAGTCCGTTCGGGCCGCATCGGTGCATGCGTCACCCCGCCACGGGTCGTCCCGCGAGCTGACCGCCCTAAACCGGAACGCGCACGTCGAGGCCGGCCTCCCGCCATGCCTTCAGCAACGCCGCGCGGCGTCGCGGATAGCGTTCGCCGAGCGGCTTCAGCGCGACGATGCGGTCGGTCCGGAAGTGTCGGAAGTCGTTCCTGAGTTCGCACCACGCGACCAGTATCCGCGCGTCCTCGAAATAGCCCAGCGCGAACGGCCAGACGGTGCGCTCGGAGCGCTTGTCCCGGCCGTCGCCATACGTGATCCGAAGCTTGCGCTCGGTGCGGATCGCAACACGAAGAGCGTCCATGTCGACGGTTTCCCGGTCGGCGACCGTGCGCGGACCGACCAGCAGCGTGGTGCTGTCCAGGTCGCGGCGCAGTTCGGCGGGCAGCACGGCGGATATCTTCGCGAGCGCGTCGGACGCGGCCGACGTCAGTTGCGCGTCGGCGAACTTCGCGACCCAGCGAAAGCCGAGCGTCAACGCTTCCAGTTCGGATGGCGAAAACATCAGAGGCGGCAGCATGAACCCGGGACGCAGCACATAGCCGATTCCCGGTTCGCCCTGGATGTCCGCGCCCTGCGCCTGCAACGACGCGATGTCGCGATAGAGGGTGCGGATGCTGATGCCGAGTTCCTGCGCGAGCAGGCGGCCGCTGACCGGCCGGCGGTGGCGTCGCAGCGCTTGCAGCAGCGACAGAAGGCGTTCGGAGCGTGTCATGGATCGATGCTGCCATTTTCTGGCAGTGTCGTCCAATAGAATGGTTCGCACCTCCAGCCCTTCAGGACGATCCCGTATGACCTCCCCGAACCTCGTCATTCTCTATGTTGAAGATCCGGCGCGCAGCGCGCTGTTCTATGAAAAGCTGTTCGGGCGCGCGCCCGTCGCCGCGTTTCCCACCTATGCGGCGTTTGCGTTCGACAACGGGCTTCATGTCGGCCTGTGGTCGACGAGCGCCCGCGATTTCGTGTCGCACGGCGCCGGCCATCGCACCGAGCTCGCGTTCATGGTCGACGGCGATGCGGAAGTCGACCGCATGCATGAAGCGTGGCAGGCGCTCGACGTGCGGATCGAGCAGGCGCCGATGACGGCCGTGTTCGGGCGGACCTTCGTCGCGCTCGATCCGGACGGCCATCGCTTGCGCGTCTGCACGCCGGACGACTGAGCGCCGCAGGCGTCACCCCGCCCGGCGCACCGGCATCCCTCGCGAGAAATATTTCGCGCCCGCCACGCACCCGACGACGATCGCGGTCACCGCGATCATCGACGCCGGCACCGGCTCGTGCAGCAGCCCGGCAGCGAGCACGAACCCGAAGAACGGCTGCAGCAGCTGCAGCTGGCCGACGCCCGCGATGCCGCCGAGCGCGAGCCCGCGATACCAGAACACGAAGCCGATCAGCATGCTGAACAGCGACACGTACGCGAGCCCCCACAGCACCCCGGCGTCGACGCCGTCGAACGACGCGGGCCGCGTGACCCACGCGAGCGGCAGCATCACCGGCAGCGACAGCACGAGCGCCCACGAGATCACCTGCCAGCCGCCGAGATGCCGCGACAGGCGCGCGCCTTCCGCGTAGCCGAGCCCGCACGCGACGATCGCGGCGAACATCAGCGCGTCGCCGACCGGCGAGGCCTCGCCGCCGTTGCGCAGCGCGAACGCGACGACCGCGCCGCCGCCGATGAGCGAGAAGACCCAGAACGGCAGCCGCGGCCGCTCGCCGCCGCGCCACACGCCGAACAGCGCGGTCGCGAGCGGCAGCAGCCCGACGAACACGATCGCGTGGGCCGACGTCACGTGCCGCAGCGCGAGCGCCGTCAGCAGCGGAAAACCGACCACGACGCCAAGCGCGACGACCGCCAGCGACGCGGCTTCGCCGCGCGTCGGCCGCTGCTGCTTCGACGCCACGAGCAGCAGCAGGCCGAGCACGCCGGCGATCGTCGCACGCGCGAACGTCAGGAACATCGGATCGAGCCCCTGCACCGCGACCCGCGTCGCGGGCAGCGAGCCGCTGAAGATGATGACGCCCAGCAGGCCGCTGAGCCATCCGTCGGTAGACTTTTGCACGGGGATTCCTGATCGAAGGTGAATAGCCGATGATCCGCCCGCCGCCAAAAGCGCGTAAGCTACAGCGCAATACAATTCCGCCAAACTGTACTGGACAAACGTCCGTACAGTTCGTGCCGTTCGCCATGAACCACCTCGATCAGGACCTGGCCCCGCCCGCGCCGTCGCGCACGCGCGTGGAAACCGTGATGGACACGCTGCGCGCGCGGATCGCGAGCCGCGCGCTGATGCCCGGCGCGCGGGTGCCGTCGATCCGGATGATGG is part of the Burkholderia ubonensis subsp. mesacidophila genome and harbors:
- a CDS encoding VOC family protein; this encodes MTSPNLVILYVEDPARSALFYEKLFGRAPVAAFPTYAAFAFDNGLHVGLWSTSARDFVSHGAGHRTELAFMVDGDAEVDRMHEAWQALDVRIEQAPMTAVFGRTFVALDPDGHRLRVCTPDD
- a CDS encoding DUF3088 domain-containing protein, which codes for MKDTLFILRPGFFKDADGPFYCGDSVAVEGLLSFFPQLRDALDVEYVDAPRPRRPIVALIGEDNQSAPVLVLGQARTPKDEAIEVKESNGRRFIDAPADIRRYLSSQYGVAHVA
- a CDS encoding helix-turn-helix transcriptional regulator, with the protein product MTRSERLLSLLQALRRHRRPVSGRLLAQELGISIRTLYRDIASLQAQGADIQGEPGIGYVLRPGFMLPPLMFSPSELEALTLGFRWVAKFADAQLTSAASDALAKISAVLPAELRRDLDSTTLLVGPRTVADRETVDMDALRVAIRTERKLRITYGDGRDKRSERTVWPFALGYFEDARILVAWCELRNDFRHFRTDRIVALKPLGERYPRRRAALLKAWREAGLDVRVPV
- the metC gene encoding cystathionine beta-lyase, with the translated sequence MTTLHSTDTVLAHEGRSHGQPGAPVNPPVYRQSTLLFHDTEALDTVRGTPLAYGRHGSPTTRALEKALARLEGAHAALLTPSGLSAITTALLAVLNPGDHLLMTDSVYDPTRSFCDETLARLGIETTFYDPLLGADIASLMRPNTRAVFTESPGSLSFEVQDTPAISRVAHRHGAVVLLDNTWGTPLNFRSFAHGVDVSIHAATKYIAGHSDVLMGAILATEALAPKITRCYRQLGMTVSGDDAYLALRGLRTLSVRLERHQRTAHALTAWLAQQPEVATLLYPARPDDPGHALWQRDFTGACGLFGVVLHPQAADAMRAMLDGMTCFGMGYSWGGFESLIIPASPARHRTATRWPWDGPLLRIHAGLEHPDDLIADLDAGFARLRAAALAQA
- a CDS encoding DMT family transporter; protein product: MQKSTDGWLSGLLGVIIFSGSLPATRVAVQGLDPMFLTFARATIAGVLGLLLLVASKQQRPTRGEAASLAVVALGVVVGFPLLTALALRHVTSAHAIVFVGLLPLATALFGVWRGGERPRLPFWVFSLIGGGAVVAFALRNGGEASPVGDALMFAAIVACGLGYAEGARLSRHLGGWQVISWALVLSLPVMLPLAWVTRPASFDGVDAGVLWGLAYVSLFSMLIGFVFWYRGLALGGIAGVGQLQLLQPFFGFVLAAGLLHEPVPASMIAVTAIVVGCVAGAKYFSRGMPVRRAG